The following coding sequences are from one Brienomyrus brachyistius isolate T26 chromosome 2, BBRACH_0.4, whole genome shotgun sequence window:
- the cfap77 gene encoding cilia- and flagella-associated protein 77 isoform X4 encodes MPVTHDGGVAEAISHWHLPSPPSTVCRRRVEKDFVALNREGVKSGLVTAKEHHQYRATHDIRLAPSKGGSRMSAPSRLPLDMTFGVATRPSTPISELLGHRYAQIWLEDQQAKDRNLLERRKKRQLGHIPETCTTLLRKCQPLEEPAALWKLPRFQKVGPALDTFRDPGARKKAFHAHFSDSAARRGLLGQGTYNVN; translated from the exons ATGCCTGTCACCCACGACGGCGGCGTCGCTGAAG CCATCTCCCACTGGCACCTGCCCTCTCCTCCCAGCACTGTCTGCCGTAGAAGAGTGGAGAAGGATTTCGTGGCCCTGAATCGGGAGGGGGTCAAGTCTGGCTTGGTGACAGCCAAAGAGCATCACCAGTACCGCGCCACGCATGACATCCGTCTCGCCCCGTCCAAGGGAGGTTCCCGTATGTCAGCCCCCTCGCGGCTTCCCCTGGACATGACCTTTGGCGTCGCCACGCG CCCCTCCACCCCCATCTCGGAGCTCTTGGGGCACAGGTACGCTCAAATCTGGCTGGAGGATCAGCAGGCTAAGGACAGGAACCTTCTAGAACGTCGGAAGAAG AGACAGCTGGGCCATATCCCAGAGACATGCACGACCCTGCTCAGGAAGTGTCAGCCCCTGGAGGAGCCGGCGGCCTTGTGGAAACTGCCCCGCTTCCAGAAG GTGGGACCTGCCTTAGACACCTTCCGTGATCCAGGAGCTCGGAAGAAGGCCTTTCATGCCCATTTCTCAGACTCGGCGGCGCGACGAGGGCTTCTGGGCCAGGGCACCTACAACGTGAACTAG
- the cfap77 gene encoding cilia- and flagella-associated protein 77 isoform X3 has translation MEATQVGVVRDSMRANPLLIRPALGKTTSKGLSLPGPDFVYGSMPVTHDGGVAEAISHWHLPSPPSTVCRRRVEKDFVALNREGVKSGLVTAKEHHQYRATHDIRLAPSKGGSRMSAPSRLPLDMTFGVATRPSTPISELLGHRYAQIWLEDQQAKDRNLLERRKKRQLGHIPETCTTLLRKCQPLEEPAALWKLPRFQKVGPALDTFRDPGARKKAFHAHFSDSAARRGLLGQGTYNVN, from the exons CCAGCTTTAGGGAAGACGACGTCGAAAGGTCTGTCGCTGCCAGGCCCTGACTTCGTGTATGGGTCCATGCCTGTCACCCACGACGGCGGCGTCGCTGAAG CCATCTCCCACTGGCACCTGCCCTCTCCTCCCAGCACTGTCTGCCGTAGAAGAGTGGAGAAGGATTTCGTGGCCCTGAATCGGGAGGGGGTCAAGTCTGGCTTGGTGACAGCCAAAGAGCATCACCAGTACCGCGCCACGCATGACATCCGTCTCGCCCCGTCCAAGGGAGGTTCCCGTATGTCAGCCCCCTCGCGGCTTCCCCTGGACATGACCTTTGGCGTCGCCACGCG CCCCTCCACCCCCATCTCGGAGCTCTTGGGGCACAGGTACGCTCAAATCTGGCTGGAGGATCAGCAGGCTAAGGACAGGAACCTTCTAGAACGTCGGAAGAAG AGACAGCTGGGCCATATCCCAGAGACATGCACGACCCTGCTCAGGAAGTGTCAGCCCCTGGAGGAGCCGGCGGCCTTGTGGAAACTGCCCCGCTTCCAGAAG GTGGGACCTGCCTTAGACACCTTCCGTGATCCAGGAGCTCGGAAGAAGGCCTTTCATGCCCATTTCTCAGACTCGGCGGCGCGACGAGGGCTTCTGGGCCAGGGCACCTACAACGTGAACTAG
- the barhl1a gene encoding barH-like homeobox 1a — MAMEASTNGSSFGIDSLLSHRPGSPINSKGDSLMGECRSPLELSPRSDLESGCSSPPSPRRDCVEEAVQRQGHALGLESHLQHGQISAGSQPRTVTSSFLIRDILADCKPLAACAPYSSNGQPTQETERLASKMSDDFIDKIHSNSSSDSEYKVKEEGDREISSSRDSPPVRLKKPRKARTAFTDHQLAQLERSFERQKYLSVQDRMELAASLSLTDTQVKTWYQNRRTKWKRQTAVGLELLAEAGNYSALQRMFPSPYFYPQNLVSNLDPGAALYLYRGPSAPPPPLQRPLVPRILLHGLQGGNEPPPMSSLSGVLPRATQQR, encoded by the exons ATGGCAATGGAGGCGTCCACCAACGGGTCTAGTTTTGGAATCGACTCTTTACTGTCTCATAGACCTGGAAGTCCGATAAATTCGAAAGGAGACAGTTTGATGGGCGAATGCAGATCTCCTCTGGAGTTAAGCCCGAGGTCGGACCTGGAAAGCGGCTGCTCGTCTCCCCCTTCTCCACGGCGGGATTGTGTCGAAGAAGCGGTGCAGAGACAAGGTCATGCTCTCGGACTGGAGTCCCATCTTCAGCACGGGCAGATTTCCGCCGGTTCTCAGCCTCGGACAGTCACTTCGTCCTTCCTCATTCGAGACATTCTTGCGGACTGCAAACCGCTTGCTGCCTGTGCCCCATACTCCAGTAATGGACAGCCGACTCAGGAGACTGAGAGACTTGCCTCTAAAATGTCAGACGATTTTATAGACAAAATCCACAGCAATTCATCTTCGGACAGCGAATATAAGG TGAAAGAGGAGGGAGACAGGGAGATTTCGAGCAGTAGGGACAGCCCGCCAGTTCGGCTCAAGAAGCCCCGAAAGGCGCGGACGGCGTTCACGGACCATCAACTAGCCCAGCTGGAGCGCAGCTTTGAACGACAGAAGTACCTGAGCGTGCAAGACAGGATGGAACTGGCGGCGTCGCTGAGCCTTACCGACACCCAGGTCAAAACATGGTACCAGAACAGGAG GACAAAGTGGAAGAGGCAGACCGCAGTTGGACTGGAACTTCTTGCCGAAGCCGGAAATTACTCTGCCTTGCAAAGAATGTTTCCTTCACCGTATTTCTATCCACAAAACCTGGTTTCCAATCTGGACCCTGGAGCAGCCTTGTATCTGTACAGGGGACCCTCCGCGCCACCACCGCCATTGCAGCGACCCCTGGTCCCACGGATCCTTCTCCACGGATTGCAAGGAGGAAACGAGCCGCCACCTATGTCATCTCTGTCCGGCGTGCTACCTCGGGCGACACAGCAACGGTGA